A window of the Sphaerobacter thermophilus DSM 20745 genome harbors these coding sequences:
- a CDS encoding polysaccharide deacetylase family protein, producing the protein MREPVWPRLVLGLLVLAVALFNLSIPTSTILLPVIAAGPATPEVPTPATPERPLATRVPATPIPVATPTATPRPTPTATPTPEPTPTPVPTPTPTPTPEPQGQITPVPILMYHYVRPDPGPGDSIGRDLSVSPERFAEQMAWLAQEGYTPITLGELADVRARRRPLPPKPIVLTFDDGYRDFYTAAFPVLKQYGFKATLFVITGAVDQPPYVTWDMIAEMDRSGLVEIGSHTVSHHQLPSLGEAQVRAEVMDSKQALEAHLGHPVRAFCYPVGRFDQRSVAAVRDAGYEIAVTTQGGRATAEQDQLLLPRLRIHGGASMEQFKSLLS; encoded by the coding sequence ATGCGCGAGCCGGTGTGGCCCCGACTGGTGCTGGGGCTGCTGGTGCTCGCCGTTGCGCTCTTCAATCTCTCGATCCCCACGTCGACCATCCTCCTTCCCGTGATCGCCGCGGGGCCGGCTACGCCGGAGGTCCCAACCCCCGCGACTCCCGAGCGCCCGCTCGCAACGCGCGTGCCCGCCACACCAATTCCGGTCGCCACACCGACGGCAACCCCACGACCCACACCGACGGCGACGCCTACCCCGGAGCCGACGCCCACGCCGGTGCCCACACCCACGCCGACGCCGACTCCGGAGCCGCAGGGCCAGATCACTCCGGTGCCGATCCTGATGTACCACTACGTCCGTCCCGACCCGGGGCCGGGTGACTCGATCGGCCGTGACCTCTCGGTCAGTCCGGAACGATTCGCCGAGCAGATGGCCTGGCTGGCACAGGAGGGCTACACCCCGATCACGCTGGGTGAACTGGCCGATGTCCGGGCCCGGCGCCGCCCCCTGCCGCCCAAGCCGATCGTGCTCACGTTCGATGACGGCTACCGGGACTTCTACACCGCTGCCTTTCCGGTGCTTAAGCAGTACGGCTTCAAGGCCACGCTCTTTGTCATCACCGGCGCGGTGGATCAGCCGCCGTACGTCACCTGGGACATGATCGCGGAGATGGACCGCTCCGGCCTGGTCGAGATCGGGTCGCACACGGTGTCGCACCACCAGCTCCCGTCGCTGGGGGAGGCGCAGGTGCGGGCCGAGGTGATGGACAGCAAGCAGGCCCTGGAGGCGCACCTGGGCCATCCGGTGCGCGCCTTCTGCTACCCGGTGGGCCGTTTCGACCAGCGCAGCGTAGCCGCGGTGCGGGACGCCGGCTATGAGATCGCGGTGACCACCCAGGGCGGCCGGGCCACGGCTGAGCAGGACCAACTGCTCCTTCCCCGGCTGCGCATCCACGGAGGAGCCAGCATGGAGCAGTTCAAGTCGCTGCTGTCGTGA